A window of Streptomyces sp. SAI-127 contains these coding sequences:
- a CDS encoding PaaX family transcriptional regulator C-terminal domain-containing protein, with protein MEDDDILDTADGPQPRPQSLMLTFFGNHVLEEGDLGVYSGSIIDVLGRVGVGEQAVRSTLTRMVNRGLLQRQREGRKMFFGLTPQATRVLIDGRTRIWKQGAVNDDWDGSWTLLGFSLPDSWKRQRHDLRSRLTWSGFGALYSGLWIAPGHVDVSAVVTELGLTAHVKIFHAQASEVTDIERMIRETWDLESIAAHYVTFDKRWSVNLGNGADDDPIGTRLRLVSEWLRTIRTDPRLPARHLPPAWPARTAQETFHRVAEQTHPALEAARATLETTPLRCAGLGQGA; from the coding sequence GTGGAGGACGACGACATCCTGGACACCGCGGACGGGCCGCAGCCGCGCCCGCAGTCGCTCATGCTCACCTTCTTCGGCAACCACGTCCTGGAGGAGGGGGACCTGGGCGTCTACTCGGGCAGCATCATCGACGTCCTGGGCCGCGTGGGCGTGGGCGAGCAGGCCGTGCGTTCCACCCTCACCCGCATGGTCAACCGGGGTCTGCTCCAGCGTCAGCGCGAGGGCCGCAAGATGTTCTTCGGCCTGACCCCGCAGGCCACCCGTGTCCTCATCGACGGCCGCACCCGCATCTGGAAGCAGGGCGCCGTCAACGACGACTGGGACGGCTCCTGGACCCTGCTCGGCTTCTCCCTGCCCGACTCCTGGAAACGCCAGCGCCACGACCTGCGCTCACGGCTCACCTGGTCGGGATTCGGGGCCCTGTACAGCGGCCTGTGGATCGCCCCCGGCCACGTGGACGTCTCCGCCGTGGTCACCGAGCTCGGCCTCACGGCCCACGTCAAGATCTTCCACGCCCAGGCCTCGGAGGTGACCGACATCGAGCGGATGATCCGCGAGACCTGGGACCTGGAGTCCATCGCGGCCCACTACGTCACCTTCGACAAGCGCTGGAGCGTAAACTTGGGCAACGGCGCCGACGACGACCCCATCGGCACCCGTCTGCGCCTGGTCAGCGAGTGGCTCCGGACCATCCGCACGGACCCGAGACTCCCGGCCCGCCACCTCCCCCCGGCCTGGCCGGCCCGCACCGCCCAGGAGACCTTCCACCGGGTCGCGGAACAGACCCACCCGGCCCTGGAGGCGGCCCGAGCAACTCTGGAAACGACACCACTGCGCTGCGCTGGGCTTGGGCAGGGCGCCTGA
- a CDS encoding nuclear transport factor 2 family protein: protein MGEAREVMDRLTDALTTHPDLKVIAELYAEDAVAQTPDEGEVRGRDNIVEYWRQMTEAVPEATFETLHAYEAGDTAIDEGFFSGRNTGPIQLPTGETLPATQKEVRIRGVDIATVKDGRIVDYRLYFDEMEFLGQLGLLPDDETS from the coding sequence ATGGGAGAAGCGCGTGAGGTCATGGACCGGCTCACCGATGCGCTCACCACGCACCCGGACCTGAAGGTCATCGCCGAGCTGTACGCGGAGGACGCGGTCGCGCAGACCCCCGACGAGGGCGAGGTCCGCGGTCGCGACAACATCGTCGAGTACTGGCGGCAGATGACGGAGGCGGTGCCCGAGGCCACGTTCGAGACGCTGCACGCCTACGAGGCCGGGGACACGGCCATCGACGAGGGCTTCTTCAGCGGACGCAACACCGGGCCGATCCAGCTGCCCACCGGGGAGACGCTCCCGGCGACGCAGAAGGAGGTCAGGATCCGTGGGGTGGACATCGCCACGGTGAAGGACGGGCGGATCGTGGACTACCGGCTCTACTTCGACGAGATGGAGTTCCTGGGGCAGCTGGGGCTGCTGCCCGACGACGAGACGTCCTGA
- a CDS encoding response regulator transcription factor — MPQNVLLAEDDRAIRHALERALTLEGYQVTAVADGVEALAQAHKTPPDVLVLDVMMPGIDGLQVCRVLRAEGDRTPILMLTALVETQDRIAGLDAGADDYVVKPFDVEEVFARLRALLRRTSPDGMAPAAGTVAKAPAAVPPEGRIEAAGLRMDIQARRAWRGTRELELTRTEFELLELLVRNAGIVLDHSTIYDRIWGYDFGPGSKNLAVYVGYLRRKLDDPGAPQLIHTVRGVGYVLRED, encoded by the coding sequence GTGCCCCAAAATGTGCTGCTCGCCGAAGACGACCGCGCCATCCGTCACGCCCTGGAGCGCGCCCTGACCCTGGAGGGCTACCAGGTCACCGCGGTCGCCGACGGCGTCGAGGCGCTGGCGCAGGCCCACAAGACGCCGCCGGACGTGCTCGTCCTCGACGTGATGATGCCCGGGATCGACGGACTCCAGGTCTGCCGGGTGCTGCGCGCCGAGGGCGACCGGACGCCGATCCTCATGCTGACGGCGCTCGTGGAGACCCAGGACCGGATCGCCGGTCTGGACGCGGGCGCCGACGACTATGTGGTCAAGCCGTTCGACGTCGAGGAGGTCTTCGCCCGGCTGAGGGCCTTGCTGCGGCGGACCAGCCCGGACGGGATGGCCCCGGCGGCGGGCACGGTGGCGAAGGCTCCCGCGGCCGTACCGCCCGAGGGGCGGATCGAGGCGGCCGGACTGCGCATGGACATCCAGGCACGGCGGGCCTGGCGGGGGACGCGCGAGCTGGAGCTGACCCGTACCGAGTTCGAGCTGCTCGAACTGCTCGTGCGGAACGCGGGCATCGTGCTCGATCATTCGACGATCTACGACCGCATCTGGGGCTACGACTTCGGGCCCGGCTCCAAGAACCTCGCCGTCTACGTCGGCTATCTGCGCCGCAAGCTCGACGACCCCGGTGCCCCGCAGCTGATCCACACGGTGCGCGGCGTGGGTTACGTGCTCCGGGAGGACTGA
- a CDS encoding RtcB family protein gives MSYVEMPGAKVPIRMWTDPATVEDVALQQLRNVATLPWIKGLAVMPDVHYGKGATVGSVIAMQGAVCPAAVGVDIGCGMSAVKTSLTANDLPGDLSRLRSKIEQAIPVGRGMHDSPVEPGRFHGLGTAGWDDFWGRFDGVADAVKFRGERAAKQMGTLGGGNHYIELLFDSEGSVWLTLHSGSRNIGKELAEYHIGVAQKLPHNQGLVDRDLAVFVSDTPQMAEYRNDLYWAQEYAKYNRTIMMALLKDVVRKEFKKAKPTFETEISCHHNYVMEERYEGMDLLVTRKGAIRAGSGEYGIIPGSMGTSSYIVKGLGNEKAFNSASHGAGRRMSRNAAKRRFSTRDLEEQTRGVECRKDSGVVDEIPGAYKNIDQVMEQQRDLVEVVAKLKQFICVKG, from the coding sequence AAGGTCCCGATCCGTATGTGGACCGACCCGGCGACGGTCGAGGACGTGGCCCTGCAGCAGCTGCGCAACGTCGCGACCCTGCCCTGGATCAAGGGCCTCGCGGTGATGCCGGACGTCCACTACGGCAAGGGCGCGACGGTCGGGTCCGTGATCGCCATGCAGGGCGCGGTGTGCCCGGCGGCGGTGGGCGTGGACATCGGCTGCGGAATGTCTGCGGTGAAGACGTCTCTGACGGCGAACGATCTGCCGGGGGATCTGTCCCGGCTGCGGTCGAAGATCGAGCAGGCGATTCCGGTGGGGCGGGGGATGCATGACAGTCCCGTCGAGCCGGGGCGGTTCCATGGGTTGGGTACTGCGGGGTGGGACGACTTCTGGGGGCGGTTCGATGGGGTCGCTGATGCGGTGAAGTTTCGTGGGGAGCGGGCGGCGAAGCAGATGGGGACGCTCGGCGGGGGAAATCACTATATCGAACTGCTGTTCGATTCCGAGGGTTCGGTATGGCTCACGCTGCACTCCGGTTCCCGGAACATCGGCAAGGAACTGGCGGAGTATCACATTGGGGTCGCCCAGAAGCTGCCGCACAATCAGGGCCTGGTCGACCGCGATCTCGCCGTCTTCGTCTCGGACACTCCTCAGATGGCGGAGTACCGAAATGACCTGTACTGGGCCCAGGAGTACGCCAAGTACAACCGCACGATCATGATGGCGCTCCTGAAGGACGTGGTCCGCAAGGAGTTCAAGAAGGCGAAGCCGACCTTCGAGACGGAGATCTCCTGCCACCACAACTACGTGATGGAGGAGCGCTACGAGGGCATGGACCTGCTGGTCACTCGTAAGGGAGCGATCCGTGCGGGCTCCGGTGAGTACGGGATCATTCCCGGCTCGATGGGCACTAGTTCGTACATCGTGAAGGGGCTCGGAAACGAGAAGGCCTTCAACTCAGCTTCCCACGGGGCGGGTCGGCGTATGAGCCGGAACGCTGCCAAGAGGCGGTTCTCGACGCGCGATCTGGAGGAGCAGACGCGGGGCGTGGAGTGCCGCAAGGACTCCGGTGTCGTGGACGAGATCCCGGGTGCCTACAAGAACATCGACCAGGTGATGGAGCAGCAGCGCGATCTCGTAGAGGTCGTGGCGAAGCTGAAGCAGTTCATCTGTGTGAAGGGCTGA
- a CDS encoding YnfA family protein, producing MLVARSAALFVVAALFEIGGAWLVWQGVREHRGWMWTAGGILALGAYGFVATFQPDAHFGRILAAYGGIFVAGSILWGMAADGYRPDRWDITGALICLAGMAVIMYAPRGD from the coding sequence ATGCTCGTAGCCCGGTCCGCCGCCCTCTTCGTCGTCGCCGCCCTCTTCGAGATCGGCGGAGCGTGGCTGGTCTGGCAGGGCGTACGGGAGCACCGGGGCTGGATGTGGACCGCGGGCGGCATCCTCGCCCTCGGCGCCTATGGCTTCGTCGCCACCTTCCAGCCCGACGCCCACTTCGGCCGCATCCTCGCCGCGTACGGCGGCATCTTCGTGGCCGGGTCCATCCTGTGGGGCATGGCGGCCGACGGCTACCGCCCGGACCGCTGGGACATCACGGGCGCACTCATCTGCCTCGCGGGCATGGCGGTCATCATGTACGCCCCGCGGGGCGACTGA
- a CDS encoding helix-turn-helix domain-containing protein, whose amino-acid sequence MAAPRRDTRGIVDPAGLLTRVRFRRHEPAEPLRRYIERYWFIDWDLPEPYASHVVPHPSVHLTFQQDEGSPYAELTGIPDGLYTRKLTGRGRVCGVKFRPGGFRPYAPEHPVSHWTGETLAARDVFPQITTDTASEVVAPATDEARVAALDAFLLPLTPAEPDPQADLATALVDRVHDDRTVRRVDDFAHTAGLSVRALQRLFSAYVGVSPKWVILRYRIHEALELAGTRSEVDWATLAADLGYADQAHLVRDFTATIGVPPTAYAQATAG is encoded by the coding sequence ATGGCCGCCCCCCGCCGAGACACCCGCGGGATCGTCGACCCGGCCGGGCTGCTGACCCGGGTGAGGTTCCGCCGCCACGAGCCCGCCGAGCCGCTGCGCCGGTACATCGAGCGGTACTGGTTCATCGACTGGGACCTGCCCGAGCCCTACGCCTCCCACGTCGTCCCGCACCCCTCCGTCCACCTCACCTTCCAGCAGGACGAGGGGTCGCCCTACGCCGAGCTGACGGGCATCCCCGACGGCCTCTACACCAGGAAGCTCACCGGCCGGGGCCGGGTCTGCGGAGTGAAGTTCCGCCCCGGCGGGTTCCGGCCGTACGCCCCCGAGCACCCGGTGTCCCACTGGACGGGCGAGACGCTCGCCGCCCGGGACGTGTTCCCGCAGATCACGACGGACACCGCCAGCGAGGTCGTGGCCCCCGCCACCGACGAGGCCCGCGTCGCCGCCCTCGACGCCTTCCTCCTCCCCCTCACCCCGGCCGAACCCGACCCGCAGGCCGACCTCGCCACGGCCCTCGTCGACCGCGTCCACGACGACCGCACCGTCCGCCGCGTCGACGACTTCGCACACACGGCAGGACTCTCGGTACGAGCGCTGCAACGCCTCTTCTCCGCCTACGTCGGCGTGAGCCCGAAGTGGGTCATCCTCCGCTACCGCATCCACGAGGCCCTCGAGCTCGCCGGCACCCGCAGCGAGGTCGACTGGGCCACCCTCGCCGCCGACCTCGGCTACGCCGACCAGGCCCATCTGGTCCGGGACTTCACGGCGACGATCGGGGTCCCGCCGACGGCGTACGCACAAGCGACCGCGGGCTGA
- a CDS encoding HAMP domain-containing sensor histidine kinase has translation MGRLARLWARPRPRLLSLRTTFAVSFAAVTAAVTVLVGVLSYSAAARLVRVDQESVFDQVVQDLRDEVSQHRMTPEDFSSSAPGHDLVRPARTDVQVLGPTGAVADPGRPGLPVISGDRRVAAAGGAGRMVLHKEVSVGSDVYRIATVSLGGGRGAVQVAQEFSDTEDLLRALQQRTFLLMVAVVVGAGLFGWWLARRITRRLVILTSAAEDVARTRRLGIEVPVTGYDEVGRLGRAFDRMLGRLAQSEEDQRRLVQDAGHELRTPLTSLRTNISLLRRIDELPPATRDELVADLSQEARELTDLVNELVDLAAGQSDNEPPQRVDLADVAEDVAGLARRRIGREVVVHASGSTVTDGRPGMLQRALSNLVENAAKFDRDGTAPIEISVSGFTLAGPVRVEVLDRGPGIADADLVRVFDRFYRAADARSLPGSGLGLSIVREVALSHGGAPFAFPREGGGTVIGFTVGGDASGG, from the coding sequence GTGGGGCGGCTGGCTCGGCTGTGGGCCCGGCCGCGGCCCCGGCTGCTGTCCCTGCGGACCACGTTCGCGGTGTCCTTCGCCGCGGTGACGGCCGCGGTGACCGTGCTGGTCGGTGTGCTGTCCTACAGCGCCGCCGCGCGGCTGGTGCGGGTGGACCAGGAGTCCGTGTTCGACCAGGTCGTGCAGGACCTCCGCGACGAGGTGAGCCAGCACCGGATGACACCGGAGGACTTCTCGTCCTCGGCGCCCGGGCACGACCTGGTGCGTCCCGCCCGTACGGACGTGCAGGTGCTGGGGCCCACCGGGGCGGTCGCCGATCCCGGGCGGCCCGGGCTGCCGGTGATCTCCGGGGACCGGCGGGTCGCGGCCGCCGGTGGGGCCGGGCGGATGGTCCTGCACAAGGAGGTCTCGGTCGGCAGCGACGTGTACCGGATCGCCACCGTCTCGCTGGGTGGCGGGCGGGGCGCCGTGCAGGTCGCCCAGGAGTTCAGTGACACCGAGGATCTGTTGCGGGCGCTTCAGCAGCGGACGTTTCTGCTCATGGTGGCGGTCGTGGTGGGCGCCGGGTTGTTCGGATGGTGGCTGGCCCGGCGGATCACCCGGCGGCTGGTGATCCTCACGTCCGCCGCGGAGGACGTGGCCCGGACCCGGCGGCTGGGCATCGAGGTGCCGGTCACCGGTTATGACGAGGTGGGGCGGCTGGGGCGGGCCTTCGACCGGATGCTGGGGCGGCTCGCGCAGTCGGAGGAGGATCAGCGGCGGCTGGTGCAGGACGCGGGGCACGAGCTTCGGACGCCGCTCACGTCGTTGCGTACGAACATCTCGCTGCTGCGGCGGATCGACGAACTGCCGCCCGCCACCCGCGACGAGCTGGTCGCCGATCTCTCGCAGGAGGCAAGGGAGTTGACCGACCTGGTCAACGAGCTGGTCGACCTCGCGGCGGGACAGTCGGACAACGAGCCGCCGCAGCGGGTGGACCTCGCCGATGTCGCGGAGGACGTGGCGGGGCTGGCCCGGCGGCGGATCGGGCGGGAGGTCGTGGTGCACGCCAGCGGGTCGACGGTGACGGACGGGCGGCCGGGGATGCTGCAGCGGGCCCTGTCGAACCTCGTCGAGAACGCGGCGAAGTTCGACCGCGACGGCACCGCTCCGATCGAGATCTCGGTGTCCGGGTTCACGTTGGCCGGGCCGGTGCGGGTGGAGGTGCTGGACCGGGGCCCGGGGATCGCCGACGCCGATCTTGTGCGGGTGTTCGACCGGTTCTACCGGGCGGCGGACGCGCGGTCGTTGCCGGGGTCGGGCCTGGGGTTGTCGATCGTGCGGGAGGTGGCGCTGTCGCACGGGGGCGCGCCGTTCGCGTTTCCCCGGGAGGGGGGCGGGACGGTGATCGGCTTCACCGTGGGCGGGGATGCCTCCGGCGGTTGA
- a CDS encoding FMN reductase → MKLVVVSAGLSVPSSTRLLGDRLAAAVGRAAEVDVQVVELRELAVEIAQNFTNGFPGRALAAAQEAVAGADGLIVVTPVFSASYSGLFKSFFDVLEPEALEGKPVLIAATGGSARHSLVLEHALRPLFAYLKAVVVPTGVYAASEDWGAEGLDGRIERAAGELAALMAGLSVGRGPRAARADSFSAVVPFEQQLAALRATG, encoded by the coding sequence ATGAAGCTCGTCGTCGTGTCCGCGGGCCTGAGCGTCCCGTCGTCCACCCGTCTGCTGGGAGACCGGCTCGCCGCGGCCGTGGGTCGTGCGGCCGAGGTGGACGTGCAGGTCGTGGAGTTGCGGGAACTCGCCGTGGAGATCGCGCAGAACTTCACGAACGGCTTTCCGGGACGGGCGCTGGCCGCCGCGCAGGAGGCGGTGGCCGGGGCCGACGGACTGATCGTGGTGACCCCGGTGTTCTCGGCGTCGTACAGCGGACTCTTCAAGTCGTTCTTCGACGTGCTCGAGCCGGAGGCCCTGGAGGGCAAGCCGGTGCTGATCGCGGCGACCGGTGGCTCGGCCCGGCATTCGCTGGTGCTGGAGCACGCGCTGCGGCCGCTCTTCGCCTATCTGAAGGCCGTCGTCGTGCCGACCGGGGTGTACGCCGCGTCGGAGGACTGGGGTGCCGAGGGGCTGGACGGACGGATCGAGCGGGCGGCCGGGGAACTGGCCGCGCTGATGGCGGGACTGTCGGTCGGACGCGGGCCGCGTGCGGCCCGGGCCGACTCGTTCTCGGCGGTGGTGCCGTTCGAGCAGCAGCTCGCCGCGTTGCGTGCCACGGGGTGA
- a CDS encoding LAGLIDADG family homing endonuclease — protein MDLRVPEYAYMFGFLQADGHLSQQSRQRGRLTVEINARDVDLLRRFQTLTPYNSSITERTRSTNFAEIHTSATWTLCSLEARTKLNELGLPYGRKSKTIAPPSVEVSHRDYLRGLIDADGSVGYTAKGFPFVSLATASTSIGTRLSEYAREITGAERILKRNARDGIYNVLYAMETAQKLAAHLYYPGCLSLERKLTAANALATWVRPASMRVAHTRQRWNEHEDQVLLELNSPKAAAEVLGRTTQSCNLRLWRLRNGLAPRPSDR, from the coding sequence ATGGACCTGAGGGTCCCCGAGTACGCGTACATGTTCGGCTTCTTGCAGGCGGACGGACATCTGTCTCAACAGTCCCGGCAGCGGGGACGGTTGACCGTCGAGATCAACGCACGGGATGTCGATCTCCTGCGCAGGTTCCAGACGCTGACGCCGTACAACAGCAGCATCACAGAGCGCACCCGCTCCACGAACTTCGCCGAGATCCACACCTCGGCTACCTGGACCCTGTGCTCCCTCGAAGCCAGGACCAAGCTCAACGAACTCGGCCTGCCCTACGGCCGCAAGTCGAAGACGATCGCCCCGCCCAGCGTCGAGGTCTCACATCGCGATTATTTGCGAGGCCTCATCGACGCCGATGGTTCGGTGGGTTACACCGCCAAGGGCTTCCCCTTCGTCTCCCTCGCCACCGCCAGCACTTCCATCGGCACGCGTCTGAGCGAATACGCGCGGGAGATCACCGGCGCCGAACGGATCCTCAAGCGCAACGCACGGGATGGGATCTACAACGTGCTCTACGCGATGGAGACGGCCCAGAAGCTGGCCGCCCATCTCTATTACCCCGGTTGCCTGTCCCTGGAGCGCAAGCTGACAGCAGCCAATGCCCTCGCCACCTGGGTTCGCCCTGCGAGCATGCGGGTCGCCCACACGCGGCAGCGTTGGAACGAGCACGAGGACCAGGTCCTGCTGGAGCTCAACAGCCCGAAGGCAGCCGCCGAAGTGCTGGGCAGAACCACCCAGAGCTGCAATCTCCGCCTCTGGCGTCTGCGCAACGGCCTGGCTCCTCGGCCAAGCGATCGATGA
- a CDS encoding SDR family NAD(P)-dependent oxidoreductase, with the protein MASAAPSPASRIAIVTGASSGIGAATARQLAAAGYRVVLTARRKDRIEALAEEINAAGHQATAYQLDVTDRPAVDEFASAFKTVGVLVNNAGGALGADPVATGDPADWRSMYETNVIGTLNLTQALLPKLDASGDGTVVVVSSTAGHGTYEGGAGYVAAKHGAHVLAETLRLEIVGRPIRVIEIAPGMVKTDEFALTRFGGDQEKAEKVYQGVAEPLTADDVADTIAWAVTRPSHVNVDLLVLRPRAQASNTKLHREL; encoded by the coding sequence ATGGCATCCGCCGCCCCGTCCCCCGCGTCCCGGATCGCGATCGTCACCGGGGCGAGCAGCGGAATCGGCGCGGCGACCGCGCGGCAGCTCGCCGCGGCCGGCTACCGCGTGGTCCTGACCGCCCGCCGCAAGGACCGTATCGAGGCGCTGGCGGAGGAGATCAACGCGGCGGGCCACCAGGCGACGGCCTACCAGCTGGACGTGACGGACCGGCCCGCGGTCGACGAGTTCGCCTCCGCCTTCAAGACGGTCGGCGTGCTCGTGAACAACGCCGGCGGAGCCCTCGGCGCCGACCCGGTCGCCACCGGCGATCCCGCCGACTGGCGCTCGATGTACGAAACGAACGTCATCGGCACCCTGAACCTCACCCAGGCCCTGCTCCCCAAGCTCGACGCGAGCGGCGACGGCACGGTCGTCGTCGTCTCCTCCACGGCGGGCCACGGCACCTACGAGGGCGGCGCGGGCTATGTCGCCGCCAAGCACGGCGCCCACGTCCTGGCGGAGACCCTCCGCCTGGAGATCGTCGGCCGCCCCATCCGCGTGATCGAGATCGCGCCCGGCATGGTCAAGACCGACGAGTTCGCCCTGACCCGCTTCGGCGGCGACCAGGAGAAGGCGGAGAAGGTCTACCAGGGCGTCGCGGAGCCACTGACCGCCGACGACGTGGCCGACACCATCGCCTGGGCGGTGACCCGCCCCAGCCACGTCAACGTCGACCTCCTGGTCCTGCGCCCCCGCGCCCAGGCGTCCAACACGAAGCTCCACCGCGAACTGTGA
- a CDS encoding TIGR03086 family metal-binding protein: MDTNAVKKTYGIGELLGMARERAVPVFRGIPDAALGAATPCAEYDVKALVNHVFQVIVQFQRLAVKEPSEFGEATPDRVAEGPDWRERLAREADRLVSAWSAPGAEEGTTGAMDMPARLVGSMALLDLTLHVWDLARATGQEYGPADEAVVAELMAAVAQLAPTARKMGMFGEPVPVGENASAFERLLAGTGRDPRWG, translated from the coding sequence ATGGACACGAACGCGGTGAAGAAGACGTACGGCATCGGTGAGCTGCTGGGGATGGCCCGGGAGCGGGCGGTTCCGGTGTTCCGGGGGATCCCGGACGCGGCACTCGGGGCTGCGACGCCCTGTGCGGAGTACGACGTGAAGGCGCTGGTCAACCATGTCTTCCAGGTGATCGTGCAGTTCCAGCGGCTGGCCGTGAAGGAGCCCTCGGAGTTCGGCGAGGCCACCCCGGACCGGGTGGCGGAGGGCCCGGACTGGCGGGAGCGGCTCGCGCGGGAGGCGGACCGGCTGGTGTCGGCCTGGTCCGCGCCCGGCGCGGAGGAGGGCACGACCGGGGCGATGGACATGCCGGCGCGGCTGGTCGGCTCGATGGCGCTGCTCGATCTGACGTTGCATGTGTGGGACCTGGCACGGGCGACGGGACAGGAGTACGGGCCGGCCGACGAGGCGGTCGTGGCGGAGCTGATGGCCGCGGTGGCTCAACTGGCGCCCACGGCTCGGAAGATGGGGATGTTCGGGGAGCCGGTGCCGGTGGGCGAGAACGCGTCGGCGTTCGAGCGGCTGCTGGCGGGGACGGGGCGGGATCCTCGCTGGGGGTGA